The Triticum aestivum cultivar Chinese Spring chromosome 5A, IWGSC CS RefSeq v2.1, whole genome shotgun sequence genomic sequence GGTTCAATGGCGGCATGTGTGGCCTAATATCATCTTCAGCATCCTAATCGGGTCCAGGTGTGGAGGGTTCCAGCTGCAGGTGCGAGGGATTGGGGTCCTTGCCTCAATGCCGGCGTTAGGCCTTTAGCGTTGGCAATTCCTATCCTTGACCGGGGGCATGGTGTTGCATCCTTTTGGCCTTCTCTGAGGTTTCAGCGCCTTCGTTCGATAACTCTCGTTCGGTGTTCTGCCTTGCTGCTGTCGACGACGGTGATTGGGTGGTCGGTTCTCCGTTTCATGTGGGTTTGTTCATTGTGCCTCTCCTTTGATAGCTTGGGCACTTTGATTTTGGGTTCTAGGGTGAACCACTCCACCGGCCACCGGTGCGGCATCCATCGAGCCTAGGTGAAAGGGTAGGGTCCCTTTGCGGTGATGGAGTCAGATCATGTGATACCCCGGTTTGGTCCTTTGGTGGCAGTCAACGACACAAAACATGCATGGTGGTGCCCTCCTCCCGTCTCCTTAGTAGGTTACCTAGTTTCGGCTTCGCGGCATTCGATGGCAAGGGTGTTGTGTGCTCTTTGCCTTTGAGTTGTTTTAACGAGCACATTAAATCTTTATTTTcgctttcctttttctttcttgttgTAACTTGTAGTCTTGTCTCCTAGCCGGTTGAtcgctttgttaattcaaagtcgggctcttCTCCAGCCTTCGTTCAAAAAAATATTCGGCGAAGAGCGCGTCGAACGCCGCTTGGCTCGGTTGGCCTCCATATATGCCTCATCCTAGTGGACTCCGGGATGGTTTGCTGCTCCGCCATCTCCACCGATTGTGCGACGGCGAACTCGGCCTCCGCCTGCttcgcctcctccacctccatcggagccagctcctctccctcctcttcccctGGCTGCTGCTCCTCCTTCAGCTCCGGCGAGTCCAGAGGCAGCCCGACAGCGATGGAGCCAGCACGCGCAGCCTGTCTCGCCCAGATCTCCTGTTGGATCTAGTACCGGCACTCCGGCGCGAGCATTGTGTAGTAGGTGATCTTCCTCCGGATCATGGCGGAGCACCGGAGCATGGGCAGAGCGCTGgagcgggagagggaggaggtggatgggttCGGCCTGGCGGCCATGAGAGGGGGAAGGTGGATGGGCAAACCACACCAAACACATAGCATTTTCTGGGGGGAACAACACATCACGCCCaaaaggagaaagaagaagaaagaaatgccaacaacggcagctcggCAGACCACGAATGATCCTCCACTGTTGCGCCCTCCAGCTGCTTTGTCCCACCACACGCCAAGGCTTCGGACTgccgcgtaccaagcagcacctccaggAAGGAATGCGATGTCGACGACACTTTTGCCCGGACATGTCTTAGGGTTTCCCCCAGCACACGGAGGGGAGTGGGGGATGGGTAACACCGACACCTTTAGGAAGGAGAGGCGACACCCGCTTGCGTCACCGCGTCAGAGCCGAAAGAACCGACAGGGATTTCTCCTGCACCCCAAACACGCTACCCACCCGATCCGGAACTACCCACCCAGCTTGCCACCCGCCAGCACGCGCCACGACGGTCTTGAGATCATCTACGCCGCCTCGCTAAGAATACCAACACGAGGCCAAGAGGACAGAGACAAGCAGTGCCAGGAAGCAAGGGCGGCAACACCGGAGCCgcgcgggagggaaccacctccaccgccatcACGCGGGAGGCCTGTGCCTCCAATACTGTTTCGGTCGCGGCAGCGGGGGCATACCATGCCACCCGGGCCCGACcaggcccagatcgggcccgcaaTGCCGCGGCCACCGCGTTGCAACACCAGCAGTGCCAACACCGCCACCCTCCACCAGCCCTACGCACCTCCGCTGCTTCTCGGGAGGGACGCCGACACCACGCTCCGCCGCCGACCCGCCaaacccagatggggcccaaaggACCCAAATCTGGGCCGAGCAGGCGCCACCAATCCACGTCACCGCGCCACCCCGCTGCCAATGGCAACGCCGCCACCCAGCAGGTCTCCTGGCCGCGCTGGACCACTGCTACCTAGGGACACCATCCTGAGCCGCTCCGCCCCGCGATGCCACCGACATGGGAATGGCCAGGGGCCGCCGCCCCAGCGTCGCCCGAGCCAAGCCCGGCGGCGAGCTCTCGCGACGGTGACAGGGAGGGGTGGAGGAGCCGAGGCGCGACCGGTCGGCCGGGGAATGTTCATGCTATGCAGGCCCAACAGATCATTTTCTTCCCGCGCAGGCCTGAATGAGGTATATGCGGGCTACCAAACACATCCTAAATTGCAGTTCTTTGGGCACAGATGTATTTTTTTCGTCATTTGTTCTCCCAGTTTGCAGAATGGATGAGAAGGGGCCGGCCTCAAAGAAATTAAGACGAACACACGCATAAATTCTACTCTAAGAAAAAGGGAAGAAATTTCTACACGGAGTTTAATACTGCAATTCTGCATTCCGCAAGCTATACTAGCAGTTCTAGTTGGCTAGGGTGTGTGGCGCGCAGCTGTCGACGGCGCAGGCCATGATGTCCTTGTAGTCCCTGGTGATGGTGAAGGCGTCATGCACGGCGCCGTCGTCGCTGTGGATGAACTCGAACCGCATGGACGCGTGGTCGCTAGCAGTGAGCTTGACGTACCCGAAGCTCTCGTTCCTCGCCACGCTCCACTGCGGCCACGCGCCGCCGGCGTAGCTCCTCAGCTTGGCGCCGCCCGTGCCGGCCACGACGTGGATGGTCCCTCCCGTCGCCCCCGCGTAGCTGCTCTGCCGATCTTTGCCCTTGACGGTGCACGTGTTCTCGTAGACAGGGCACGTCCGCTCGTAGTTGTGGACGTGGCCGTAGACGGCGAGGTCGACGCGGTGGCGCTGCCAGAGCGGCTGCAGGGCGCGGCCCATGGGCTCCGCGAAGGAGCCCTCCTGCGCGTAGAAGTCGTTGGAGGAGTAGCCGAGCGGGCGGTGCGCCAGGAAGACGAGCCACGGCTGGTGCTTGCGGTCGGCGCCGGCGAAGCAGGCGTCGAGGAACGCGTGCTGCTCGGACCCGGGCCGCCAGTCGTGCTCCGTGTCGCCCACGCAGAAGCGGAACATGCCGTAGTCGGCGGCGTACCAGAACTTGCCACGgtgcgccgccgccggcacgtAGAAGTAGGTCTCCGCCGGCACGCCGCACTCGCCGTGTGAGTCGTTGCCGTTGTAGAACCCGCCGGTGTCCATGTACGTCCGCTCGTGGTTGCCGCTACATTAGAAACTTATTAACATGGCTGAGTACCAAAAAGTGCATCTGAACTTGCAAGATTTTCAGGGTGAGCGGACGAACCTGGCGACCATGTAGGGGAGCTTGGAGGCAATGGGCTCGATCTGCGCGGTGAACTGGTCCCACTGCGCGAGGAAGCCGTTGGCGTAGGAGAGGTCGCCGATGTGGAACACGGCGTCGTAGTTGGGCAGGTCCTTGACCAGCCGGTCGGTGGTCACCTGCGCCCCGGGCTGGAATCCCTGGAGCTCGCTGCTCCCGTCCTTTGCCCCCTGCAACCCAGCAACATACACCATGATCAGTGGCCTGGCTTATAGTACAGCTGAACATTTTCTTATGTGATGAAAAATTCTCACGAGTCCCATGTCGCCGAAGATGACGATGCGCTGGAGCGAAGCCTGGCCCGGGTAGGGGGACGCGCGGAAGGTGGCGGACTTGCCCCACGCCACCGTCCCGTCCTGCAGCTCGTGCCCAATCTGATATGAGTACCTGAAGAAAAACATGACAGCCATGAGTGCGAAGAAATATGTTGGATTTCAGTTTCAGAAGTGAAATGTTCTGAATCTGATTCAGCTGTCAGTGTCATGTTCTTACTCTCTGTTTGGCCAGAGGTCCTTGAGGAACGCGGTATGGATGTAACCCGGATCCCTGTAGCCCTGTCCACGGGCCGGATTACCTGCGATAATTTCGACAACGCTGAATTAACAGCAGCAACTGCTCTGAACTCTGAACCCTGGACTGTACGTACCGCAGAGGTGGCCTCGCGTGAAGGTGAGCGTGCCGGCGGGCGTCCGC encodes the following:
- the LOC123107338 gene encoding probable inactive purple acid phosphatase 27, which gives rise to MGASALPALLVAAVLLLMAAAATAITVEDSAPDNIQPLSTLNLAAAQVAMDPGSAIHASPDVLGKDGEDSAWVAVNFTTPSPSSDHWIGLFSPADFSSGIGSARVAGEGDAPAGLPVAPIKYKLGNCEPDFLRTGGGNTSFLLINQRSDYAFGLFSGGKDKPKLLAISNKISFANPKAPVFPRLSQGKQWNEMAVTWTSGYNIGEAYPFVEWRMKGEETSKRTPAGTLTFTRGHLCGNPARGQGYRDPGYIHTAFLKDLWPNREYSYQIGHELQDGTVAWGKSATFRASPYPGQASLQRIVIFGDMGLGAKDGSSELQGFQPGAQVTTDRLVKDLPNYDAVFHIGDLSYANGFLAQWDQFTAQIEPIASKLPYMVASGNHERTYMDTGGFYNGNDSHGECGVPAETYFYVPAAAHRGKFWYAADYGMFRFCVGDTEHDWRPGSEQHAFLDACFAGADRKHQPWLVFLAHRPLGYSSNDFYAQEGSFAEPMGRALQPLWQRHRVDLAVYGHVHNYERTCPVYENTCTVKGKDRQSSYAGATGGTIHVVAGTGGAKLRSYAGGAWPQWSVARNESFGYVKLTASDHASMRFEFIHSDDGAVHDAFTITRDYKDIMACAVDSCAPHTLAN